From Eriocheir sinensis breed Jianghai 21 chromosome 37, ASM2467909v1, whole genome shotgun sequence, one genomic window encodes:
- the LOC127008346 gene encoding IQ and AAA domain-containing protein 1-like isoform X2, with translation MSFRTYNELWAKTQEDLIIVLEKDHALQGTFHPEQRSEVSSRVRCVYVQYLSVARRLNTCHDLLLHAQRRQLLRQMLNSTLGRIVELKHELVGLELTDTVHCDDVMVELNLSPEDLLVPVPAYVRRDRLPIIQERNALIDDCLRRAGLEAVSEDEALPLSVPEAILLLQRHERAKQGRARADHRRDMLARQERDRGRGRQQLSMEAAVVRLQAVTRGMLARRRVRQMRFNEELFLGLRPDPTLDRSWGAKLRKVELARYKVQEERERELEDTEKRIQTRILYEEGTHLLTSMEDKIREWVFQKKNETGKFPDLPEEEEGGSSAIVGLVPPDEDATSEDARSLAEKKSERERVREQAKQKKKKEEEERSICLRPSSYVASLQTACDQYQDVWAMRQPEENPEERAEEDMIEAEQRARVEVEIRRQVDYLMRQEIQRLKEDVEGEKRGAKKKKRVKKGGKKGRKRKEKDLTPDRTTESLFEELVLNGVDEVHEGTTLVKSVLVVGPRGCGKTQLVQAVAYEAGATFMDLTATNIVGRYPGRAGLNMLTHLVMKVGRLLQPTLVMVDCADKMFMKKVPKTDKSDPRRLKKEMPKMLKSIASEDRIVFVGITNSPWNCDVKSLSSVYQKILMVPRPTFSARAHLWRNLLTMNGAKITHRMDISGLARISDGYTSGHICSVVSQVVTEQRLAKQNKNPLTAEEFVVPLSKLEPIYREEEEAMKAWFQRTALMRKRARLLEEEAEAQGLKGKAAKKSEVKKPKGKKGKKKKKK, from the exons GACGTACAATGAGCTGTGGGCCAAGACGCAGGAGGACCTCATCATTGTCCTGGAGAAGGATCATGCCCTCCAGGGGACCTTCCACCCCGAA CAACGAAGCGAGGTGAGCTCCCGTGTGCGGTGCGTGTACGTCCAGTACCTGAGCGTGGCGCGGCGCCTCAACACCTGCCATGACCTGCTGCTGCACGCCCAGCGCCGCCAGCTGCTGCGCCAGATGCTCAATAGCACACTCGGGAGGATAGTGGAGCTCAAG CATGAGCTGGTGGGGCTGGAGCTGACAGACACTGTGCATTGTGATGATGTGATGGTGGAGCTGAACCTGTCCCCAGAGGACTTGCTGGTGCCTGTGCCTGCCTACGTCAGGAGGGACCGCCTCCCCATCATTCAGGAG AGGAATGCCCTGATTGATGACTGCTTGCGTCGGGCGGGGCTGGAGGCTGTGTCTGAGGATGAGGCCTTGCCCCTGAGTGTGCCGGAGGCTATCCTGCTGCTGCAGCGCCATGAGCGAGCAAAGCAGGGCCGGGCCAGGGCCGACCACCGCAGAGACATGCTGGCAAGGCAG GAGCGTGACCGAGGGCGAGGCCGGCAACAGCTGTCCATGGAGGCGGCAGTGGTGCGGCTGCAGGCGGTGACCCGAGGTATGCTGGCCAGGCGACGCGTGCGGCAGATGCGCTTCAACGAGGAGCTCTTCTTGGGGCTG AGGCCAGACCCCACCCTGGACCGCAGCTGGGGGGCCAAGCTGCGCAAGGTGGAGTTGGCGCGGTACAAggtgcaggaggagagggagagggagctggAGGACACGGAGAAGCGCATCCAGACCAGGATCCTGTACGAGGAGGGCACCCACCTCCTCACTTCCATGGAAGACAAGATCAGGGAGTGGGTCTTCCAGAAAAA GAATGAGACAGGCAAGTTTCCTGACCTgcctgaggaagaagaaggcgggTCCTCTGCCATCGTGGGTCTGGTGCCGCCCGACGAGGATGCCACCAGCGAGGATGCACGCTCCCTGGCCGAGAAGAAG agtgagcgagagagggtgagggagcaggccaagcagaagaagaagaaggaggaggaggagcgttcgATCTGCCTGCGACCTTCCAGCTACGTGGCATCTCTGCAGACAGCCTGTGACCAGTACCAAG ACGTGTGGGCAATGAGACAGCCAGAGGAGAACCCGGAGGAAAGAGCGGAAGAGGACATGATTGAGGCGGAGCAGCGGGCACGAGTGGAGGTGGAGATACGACGGCAAGTGGATTACCTCATGAGACAAGAGATTCAGAGGCTCAAGGAG gatgtggaaggagagaagagaggtgccaagaagaagaagagggttaaGAAGGGcggcaagaagggaaggaagaggaaggagaaggacctCACGCCTGACAGAACCACCGAGTCGCTCTTTGAAGAACTGGTGCTGAATG GTGTGGATGAGGTGCATGAGGGGACCACGCTGGTGAAGAGTGTGCTGGTGGTGGGGCCGCGGGGCTGTGGCAAGACTCAGCTGGTGCAGGCCGTGGCATACGAGGCAGGGGCCACCTTCATGGACCTGACGGCCACCAACATAGTGGGCCGCTACCCAGGCAGGGCTGGACTCAACATGCTCACTCACCTTGTCATGAAG GTTGGACGTCTGCTGCAGCCAACACTGGTGATGGTGGACTGTGCCGACAAGATGTTCATGAAGAAG GTGCCGAAGACAGACAAGTCAGACCCTCGGCGCCTCAAGAAGGAGATGCCGAAGATGTTGAAGAGCATCGCATCAGAGGACCGGATCGTGTTTGTGGGCATCACCAACTCGCCCTGGAACTGTGATGTCAAG TCGCTGTCGTCGGTGTACCAGAAGATCCTGATGGTGCCTCGACCAACCTTCAGTGCCCGTGCCCATCTCTGGCGAAACCTCCTCACCATGAATGGAGCCAAG ATAACCCACAGAATGGACATCAGTGGCCTGGCTCGCATCAGTGACGGCTACACATCGGGTCACATCTGCAGCGTGGTCAGCCAG GTGGTGACTGAGCAACGACTCGCCAAGCAGAACAAAAACCCGCTGACTGCCGAGGAGTTTGTGGTGCCCCTGAGCAAGCTGGAGCCCATCTACAG agaggaggaagaggcgatgaAGGCTTGGTTCCAGCGCACAGCCCTCATGAGGAAGCGAGCGcgcctgctggaggaggaggcggaggcgcaGGGACTCAAGGGCAAGGCTGCCAAGAAGAGTGAGGTCAAGAAGCCGAAGGGGAAGaagggcaagaagaagaaaaagaaatag
- the LOC127008346 gene encoding IQ and AAA domain-containing protein 1-like isoform X1 has product MSFRTYNELWAKTQEDLIIVLEKDHALQGTFHPEQRSEVSSRVRCVYVQYLSVARRLNTCHDLLLHAQRRQLLRQMLNSTLGRIVELKHELVGLELTDTVHCDDVMVELNLSPEDLLVPVPAYVRRDRLPIIQERNALIDDCLRRAGLEAVSEDEALPLSVPEAILLLQRHERAKQGRARADHRRDMLARQERDRGRGRQQLSMEAAVVRLQAVTRGMLARRRVRQMRFNEELFLGLRPDPTLDRSWGAKLRKVELARYKVQEERERELEDTEKRIQTRILYEEGTHLLTSMEDKIREWVFQKKNETGKFPDLPEEEEGGSSAIVGLVPPDEDATSEDARSLAEKKSERERVREQAKQKKKKEEEERSICLRPSSYVASLQTACDQYQDVWAMRQPEENPEERAEEDMIEAEQRARVEVEIRRQVDYLMRQEIQRLKEDVEGEKRGAKKKKRVKKGGKKGRKRKEKDLTPDRTTESLFEELVLNGIIKKVPEGRLQDLLGDVNLVGTEVLAKTKYPQPDLGDIKNSLIEYIVLPLGVDEVHEGTTLVKSVLVVGPRGCGKTQLVQAVAYEAGATFMDLTATNIVGRYPGRAGLNMLTHLVMKVGRLLQPTLVMVDCADKMFMKKVPKTDKSDPRRLKKEMPKMLKSIASEDRIVFVGITNSPWNCDVKSLSSVYQKILMVPRPTFSARAHLWRNLLTMNGAKITHRMDISGLARISDGYTSGHICSVVSQVVTEQRLAKQNKNPLTAEEFVVPLSKLEPIYREEEEAMKAWFQRTALMRKRARLLEEEAEAQGLKGKAAKKSEVKKPKGKKGKKKKKK; this is encoded by the exons GACGTACAATGAGCTGTGGGCCAAGACGCAGGAGGACCTCATCATTGTCCTGGAGAAGGATCATGCCCTCCAGGGGACCTTCCACCCCGAA CAACGAAGCGAGGTGAGCTCCCGTGTGCGGTGCGTGTACGTCCAGTACCTGAGCGTGGCGCGGCGCCTCAACACCTGCCATGACCTGCTGCTGCACGCCCAGCGCCGCCAGCTGCTGCGCCAGATGCTCAATAGCACACTCGGGAGGATAGTGGAGCTCAAG CATGAGCTGGTGGGGCTGGAGCTGACAGACACTGTGCATTGTGATGATGTGATGGTGGAGCTGAACCTGTCCCCAGAGGACTTGCTGGTGCCTGTGCCTGCCTACGTCAGGAGGGACCGCCTCCCCATCATTCAGGAG AGGAATGCCCTGATTGATGACTGCTTGCGTCGGGCGGGGCTGGAGGCTGTGTCTGAGGATGAGGCCTTGCCCCTGAGTGTGCCGGAGGCTATCCTGCTGCTGCAGCGCCATGAGCGAGCAAAGCAGGGCCGGGCCAGGGCCGACCACCGCAGAGACATGCTGGCAAGGCAG GAGCGTGACCGAGGGCGAGGCCGGCAACAGCTGTCCATGGAGGCGGCAGTGGTGCGGCTGCAGGCGGTGACCCGAGGTATGCTGGCCAGGCGACGCGTGCGGCAGATGCGCTTCAACGAGGAGCTCTTCTTGGGGCTG AGGCCAGACCCCACCCTGGACCGCAGCTGGGGGGCCAAGCTGCGCAAGGTGGAGTTGGCGCGGTACAAggtgcaggaggagagggagagggagctggAGGACACGGAGAAGCGCATCCAGACCAGGATCCTGTACGAGGAGGGCACCCACCTCCTCACTTCCATGGAAGACAAGATCAGGGAGTGGGTCTTCCAGAAAAA GAATGAGACAGGCAAGTTTCCTGACCTgcctgaggaagaagaaggcgggTCCTCTGCCATCGTGGGTCTGGTGCCGCCCGACGAGGATGCCACCAGCGAGGATGCACGCTCCCTGGCCGAGAAGAAG agtgagcgagagagggtgagggagcaggccaagcagaagaagaagaaggaggaggaggagcgttcgATCTGCCTGCGACCTTCCAGCTACGTGGCATCTCTGCAGACAGCCTGTGACCAGTACCAAG ACGTGTGGGCAATGAGACAGCCAGAGGAGAACCCGGAGGAAAGAGCGGAAGAGGACATGATTGAGGCGGAGCAGCGGGCACGAGTGGAGGTGGAGATACGACGGCAAGTGGATTACCTCATGAGACAAGAGATTCAGAGGCTCAAGGAG gatgtggaaggagagaagagaggtgccaagaagaagaagagggttaaGAAGGGcggcaagaagggaaggaagaggaaggagaaggacctCACGCCTGACAGAACCACCGAGTCGCTCTTTGAAGAACTGGTGCTGAATG GAATCATCAAGAAGGTGCCGGAGGGGAGGCTGCAAGACCTGCTGGGAGATGTCAACCTGGTGGGGACGGAGGTGCTGGCCAAGACCAAGTATCCCCAGCCAGACCTCGGGGACATCAAGAACTCCCTCATAGAGTACATCGTCTTGCCCCTCG GTGTGGATGAGGTGCATGAGGGGACCACGCTGGTGAAGAGTGTGCTGGTGGTGGGGCCGCGGGGCTGTGGCAAGACTCAGCTGGTGCAGGCCGTGGCATACGAGGCAGGGGCCACCTTCATGGACCTGACGGCCACCAACATAGTGGGCCGCTACCCAGGCAGGGCTGGACTCAACATGCTCACTCACCTTGTCATGAAG GTTGGACGTCTGCTGCAGCCAACACTGGTGATGGTGGACTGTGCCGACAAGATGTTCATGAAGAAG GTGCCGAAGACAGACAAGTCAGACCCTCGGCGCCTCAAGAAGGAGATGCCGAAGATGTTGAAGAGCATCGCATCAGAGGACCGGATCGTGTTTGTGGGCATCACCAACTCGCCCTGGAACTGTGATGTCAAG TCGCTGTCGTCGGTGTACCAGAAGATCCTGATGGTGCCTCGACCAACCTTCAGTGCCCGTGCCCATCTCTGGCGAAACCTCCTCACCATGAATGGAGCCAAG ATAACCCACAGAATGGACATCAGTGGCCTGGCTCGCATCAGTGACGGCTACACATCGGGTCACATCTGCAGCGTGGTCAGCCAG GTGGTGACTGAGCAACGACTCGCCAAGCAGAACAAAAACCCGCTGACTGCCGAGGAGTTTGTGGTGCCCCTGAGCAAGCTGGAGCCCATCTACAG agaggaggaagaggcgatgaAGGCTTGGTTCCAGCGCACAGCCCTCATGAGGAAGCGAGCGcgcctgctggaggaggaggcggaggcgcaGGGACTCAAGGGCAAGGCTGCCAAGAAGAGTGAGGTCAAGAAGCCGAAGGGGAAGaagggcaagaagaagaaaaagaaatag
- the LOC127008350 gene encoding uncharacterized protein LOC127008350 isoform X1, which produces MGRRNATKAEGMKTPITSTSAGSSMPLLLLLLLVLTPTYTLADDPRQDAMTSVLREVTGQLERFNSLYINKLERELSASAARMAALEATVRSVADRAAAWDNIQNHMAVWTDQSRTMERKLDLLNRCHEKQASWEERLSAVDALNHKLTALDKKINAMTRLEFKVEQVSERVEEVDSTVKWVKKRMGAPDHPVLTQFAGRGVLSSLLSIEHRLGNLSRRIADGGVDVGAAGGAGGGGTPLSSYIKANVFGSRGGRPSRPPVEPEPGVSFPPHEHARDLRGGGGGGVGGVGECVLHPQDSRRLQDVSAKVDLVFDRLTDPDYEYDYFVSQVQQRAAPLHSAPQRQEEDEDTTPEHLFARFWKSMFAPFKNLKRRLRGFETQLTSVHRSCNESAVGGQEAAAAVGRGLAPLGEVRQAVRESRQAMTDHTTALHKVAQSVSQVSTATNQVLAEVQRGFQELGSAVRDGFRVTHDVTRQYCTGDSRQPATPPPPPPPSPPPPSPPPPPTLPRAEDERRQHLQRTTRRRYNTRYSYNVIVPAGSKRWGGKRKGRVLRPGKTPSVQQRGVRARARAGGRRRGRRGAAAATQPTSNGGRDGDYGGRDEVVRRAGGRTRDCSDLLAEGNTRSGVYSFTPSALHRASYGHDYYTRYCDQGTGGGGWTVVQRRGLPGPPYHNFTEDWYGYKDGFGDLTREFWWGNDNIHRLTQEQRMMIRFDLWDFEGNHAFAEYLSFSVGAEHDNYRLQVYDYRGNASDSFSAHNDYLFSTYDRDNDEAPECCPCAPAYGGGWWFYSCFESNLNGEYHTRPSEHQYRGIIWEMWLGDYSLRATEMKVRPASFSFSSRASEEPSRPQPPPPPPPPTYPPSAPGPYPTLPELPLRQP; this is translated from the exons ATGGGCCGACGGAACGCTACCAAGGCGGAGGGGATGAAGACTCCTATTACTTCTACTTCTGCCGGCTCCTccatgcccctcctcctcctcctcctcctggtcctcacACCCACGTATACCCTCGCTGATGACCCTCGGCAGGACGCTATGACCTCTGTGCTACGCGAGGTCACGG gcCAGCTGGAGCGATTCAACTCCCTCTACATCAACAAGCTAGAGCGGGAGTTGTCGGCGAGCGCGGCGAGGATGGCGGCGCTGGAGGCTACCGTCAGGAGCGTGGCCGACCGCGCCGCCGCCTGGGACAACATCCAAAACCATATGGCCGTTTGGACCGACCAGTCACGCACCATGGAGAGGAAACTGGACCTTCTTAACag GTGCCACGAGAAGCAGGCGTCGTGGGAGGAGCGCCTGAGTGCTGTGGACGCCCTCAACCACAAGCTGACGGCGCTAGACAAGAAGATCAACGCGATGACGAGACTCGAGTTCAAGGTGGAGCAAGTGTCCGagcgggtggaggag GTGGACTCGACGGTGAAGTGGGTGAAGAAGCGGATGGGAGCGCCTGACCACCCCGTCCTGACCCAGTTCGCGGGGCGTGGCGTGCTGTCGTCCCTCCTTAGCATCGAGCACCGCCTGGGCAACCTCTCGCGAAGGATAGCTGACGGAGGCGTTGACGTAGGCgcggcaggaggagcaggaggaggaggaacaccgtTGTCATCGTATATTAAAGctaat GTGTTCGGGTCCAGGGGGGGCCGTCCCAGCAGACCCCCGGTGGAGCCCGAGCCGGGGGTGTCCTTCCCCCCACACGAGCACGCCCGCGACC ttcgtggcggcggcggcggcggcgtaggAGGCGTCGGCGAGTGCGTCCTCCACCCCCAGGACTCTCGGCGCCTGCAGGACGTGAGCGCGAAGGTGGATTTAGTCTTCGACCGCCTGACGGACCCCGACTACGAGTACGACTACTTCGTCA gccagGTCCAGCAGAGGGCAGCACCGTTACACTCCGCCCCGCAGCgtcaggaggaggatgaggacacgACCCCCGAGCACCTCTTCGCCAGGTTTTGGAAGAGCATGTTCGCGCCCTTCAAGAACCTCAAACGGCGACTTCGGGGCTTCGAGACTCAGCTGACCTCCGTGCACAG gtCCTGCAACGAGTCTGCCGTGGGCGgccaggaggcggcggcggcggtggggcggGGCCTGGCGCCGCTGGGGGAGGTGAGGCAGGCCGTGCGGGAGTCACGCCAGGCCATGACCGACCACACCACGGCGCTGCACAAGGTGGCCcag AGCGTGAGCCAGGTGAGCACCGCGACGAACCAGGTGTTGGCGGAGGTGCAGCGAGGCTTCCAGGAGCTGGGCTCGGCCGTGCGGGACGGCTTCAGGGTCACCCACGACGTCACCCGGCAGTACTGCACCGGCGACTCCCGCCAGCcggccacgccgccgccgccgccgccgccgtcaccgccgccgccgtcaccaccaccgccgcccaccTTGCCCAG AGCAGAGGACGAGCGGCGCCAGCACCTGCAGCGGACCACGCGTAGACGCTATAACACTCGCTACTCGTACAACGTAATCGTCCCCGCCGGCAGCAAGCGGTGGGGCGGCAAGAGGAAGGGCCGCGTCCTGCGTCCCGGCAAGACGCCCTCAGTCCAGCAGCGTGGCGTGAGGGCGAGGGCGCGGGCGGGGGGCAGGAGGcgggggcggcgcggcgcggcggccgCCACACAGCC CACCAGCAATGGCGGCCGTGACGGCGACTACGGCGGGCGTGACGAGGTGGTGCGCAGAGCGGGCGGCCGGACCAGGGACTGCTCGGACCTGCTAGCGGAGGGCAACACCCGCTCCGGCGTGTACTCCTTCACGCCCTCAGCCCTCCACCGCGCCTCCTACGGCCACGACTACTACACCAG GTACTGTGACCAGGGCACGGGCGGCGGCGGCTGGACGGTGGTGCAGCGGCGGGGTCTGCCGGGGCCGCCCTACCACAACTTCACGGAGGACTGGTACGGCTACAAGGATGGCTTCGGCGACCTGACGAGGGAGTTCTGGTGGGGCAACGATAACATCCACAG gCTGACGCAGGAGCAGAGAATGATGATTCGCTTCGACCTCTGGGACTTCGAGGGCAACCACGCCTTCGCCGAGTACTTGAGCTTCAG TGTCGGGGCCGAGCATGACAACTACCGGCTGCAGGTGTACGACTACCGGGGCAATGCGTCGGACAGCTTCTCGGCGCACAACGACTACCTCTTTTCGACGTACGACCGCGACAATGACGAGGCGCCTGAATGCTGCCCCTGCGCGCCGGCTTATGGAGGAGGCTGGTGGTTCTACAG CTGTTTCGAGAGCAACCTGAACGGGGAGTACCACACGAGACCCAGCGAGCACCAGTACCGCGGCATCATATGGGAGATGTGGCTCGGCGACTACTCCCTGCGCGCCACCGAGATGAAGGTCCGCccagcatccttctccttctccagccGGGCCAGCGAAGAACCCTCCCGCCCCCAGCCTccgcccccgcccccaccccccacctacCCACCATCTGCCCCTGGCCCCTACCCGACCCTGCCTGAGCTCCCCCTCCGCCAGCCATGA
- the LOC127008350 gene encoding uncharacterized protein LOC127008350 isoform X2 → MGRRNATKAEGMKTPITSTSAGSSMPLLLLLLLVLTPTYTLADDPRQDAMTSVLREVTGQLERFNSLYINKLERELSASAARMAALEATVRSVADRAAAWDNIQNHMAVWTDQSRTMERKLDLLNRCHEKQASWEERLSAVDALNHKLTALDKKINAMTRLEFKVEQVSERVEEVDSTVKWVKKRMGAPDHPVLTQFAGRGVLSSLLSIEHRLGNLSRRIADGGVDVGAAGGAGGGGTPLSSYIKANVFGSRGGRPSRPPVEPEPGVSFPPHEHARDLRGGGGGGVGGVGECVLHPQDSRRLQDVSAKVDLVFDRLTDPDYEYDYFVSQVQQRAAPLHSAPQRQEEDEDTTPEHLFARFWKSMFAPFKNLKRRLRGFETQLTSVHRSCNESAVGGQEAAAAVGRGLAPLGEVRQAVRESRQAMTDHTTALHKVAQSVSQVSTATNQVLAEVQRGFQELGSAVRDGFRVTHDVTRQYCTGDSRQPATPPPPPPPSPPPPSPPPPPTLPSTSNGGRDGDYGGRDEVVRRAGGRTRDCSDLLAEGNTRSGVYSFTPSALHRASYGHDYYTRYCDQGTGGGGWTVVQRRGLPGPPYHNFTEDWYGYKDGFGDLTREFWWGNDNIHRLTQEQRMMIRFDLWDFEGNHAFAEYLSFSVGAEHDNYRLQVYDYRGNASDSFSAHNDYLFSTYDRDNDEAPECCPCAPAYGGGWWFYSCFESNLNGEYHTRPSEHQYRGIIWEMWLGDYSLRATEMKVRPASFSFSSRASEEPSRPQPPPPPPPPTYPPSAPGPYPTLPELPLRQP, encoded by the exons ATGGGCCGACGGAACGCTACCAAGGCGGAGGGGATGAAGACTCCTATTACTTCTACTTCTGCCGGCTCCTccatgcccctcctcctcctcctcctcctggtcctcacACCCACGTATACCCTCGCTGATGACCCTCGGCAGGACGCTATGACCTCTGTGCTACGCGAGGTCACGG gcCAGCTGGAGCGATTCAACTCCCTCTACATCAACAAGCTAGAGCGGGAGTTGTCGGCGAGCGCGGCGAGGATGGCGGCGCTGGAGGCTACCGTCAGGAGCGTGGCCGACCGCGCCGCCGCCTGGGACAACATCCAAAACCATATGGCCGTTTGGACCGACCAGTCACGCACCATGGAGAGGAAACTGGACCTTCTTAACag GTGCCACGAGAAGCAGGCGTCGTGGGAGGAGCGCCTGAGTGCTGTGGACGCCCTCAACCACAAGCTGACGGCGCTAGACAAGAAGATCAACGCGATGACGAGACTCGAGTTCAAGGTGGAGCAAGTGTCCGagcgggtggaggag GTGGACTCGACGGTGAAGTGGGTGAAGAAGCGGATGGGAGCGCCTGACCACCCCGTCCTGACCCAGTTCGCGGGGCGTGGCGTGCTGTCGTCCCTCCTTAGCATCGAGCACCGCCTGGGCAACCTCTCGCGAAGGATAGCTGACGGAGGCGTTGACGTAGGCgcggcaggaggagcaggaggaggaggaacaccgtTGTCATCGTATATTAAAGctaat GTGTTCGGGTCCAGGGGGGGCCGTCCCAGCAGACCCCCGGTGGAGCCCGAGCCGGGGGTGTCCTTCCCCCCACACGAGCACGCCCGCGACC ttcgtggcggcggcggcggcggcgtaggAGGCGTCGGCGAGTGCGTCCTCCACCCCCAGGACTCTCGGCGCCTGCAGGACGTGAGCGCGAAGGTGGATTTAGTCTTCGACCGCCTGACGGACCCCGACTACGAGTACGACTACTTCGTCA gccagGTCCAGCAGAGGGCAGCACCGTTACACTCCGCCCCGCAGCgtcaggaggaggatgaggacacgACCCCCGAGCACCTCTTCGCCAGGTTTTGGAAGAGCATGTTCGCGCCCTTCAAGAACCTCAAACGGCGACTTCGGGGCTTCGAGACTCAGCTGACCTCCGTGCACAG gtCCTGCAACGAGTCTGCCGTGGGCGgccaggaggcggcggcggcggtggggcggGGCCTGGCGCCGCTGGGGGAGGTGAGGCAGGCCGTGCGGGAGTCACGCCAGGCCATGACCGACCACACCACGGCGCTGCACAAGGTGGCCcag AGCGTGAGCCAGGTGAGCACCGCGACGAACCAGGTGTTGGCGGAGGTGCAGCGAGGCTTCCAGGAGCTGGGCTCGGCCGTGCGGGACGGCTTCAGGGTCACCCACGACGTCACCCGGCAGTACTGCACCGGCGACTCCCGCCAGCcggccacgccgccgccgccgccgccgccgtcaccgccgccgccgtcaccaccaccgccgcccaccTTGCCCAG CACCAGCAATGGCGGCCGTGACGGCGACTACGGCGGGCGTGACGAGGTGGTGCGCAGAGCGGGCGGCCGGACCAGGGACTGCTCGGACCTGCTAGCGGAGGGCAACACCCGCTCCGGCGTGTACTCCTTCACGCCCTCAGCCCTCCACCGCGCCTCCTACGGCCACGACTACTACACCAG GTACTGTGACCAGGGCACGGGCGGCGGCGGCTGGACGGTGGTGCAGCGGCGGGGTCTGCCGGGGCCGCCCTACCACAACTTCACGGAGGACTGGTACGGCTACAAGGATGGCTTCGGCGACCTGACGAGGGAGTTCTGGTGGGGCAACGATAACATCCACAG gCTGACGCAGGAGCAGAGAATGATGATTCGCTTCGACCTCTGGGACTTCGAGGGCAACCACGCCTTCGCCGAGTACTTGAGCTTCAG TGTCGGGGCCGAGCATGACAACTACCGGCTGCAGGTGTACGACTACCGGGGCAATGCGTCGGACAGCTTCTCGGCGCACAACGACTACCTCTTTTCGACGTACGACCGCGACAATGACGAGGCGCCTGAATGCTGCCCCTGCGCGCCGGCTTATGGAGGAGGCTGGTGGTTCTACAG CTGTTTCGAGAGCAACCTGAACGGGGAGTACCACACGAGACCCAGCGAGCACCAGTACCGCGGCATCATATGGGAGATGTGGCTCGGCGACTACTCCCTGCGCGCCACCGAGATGAAGGTCCGCccagcatccttctccttctccagccGGGCCAGCGAAGAACCCTCCCGCCCCCAGCCTccgcccccgcccccaccccccacctacCCACCATCTGCCCCTGGCCCCTACCCGACCCTGCCTGAGCTCCCCCTCCGCCAGCCATGA